In the Mycolicibacter sp. MU0102 genome, one interval contains:
- a CDS encoding condensation domain-containing protein, translating to MRVGPLALGTLSDWEPEAGPTVVWQPSAAALATARQAPVNAVPASYMQEQHIRGYIDQTAVGLDYSRLMVLSCDMAGRCDRRAIDYIINAHVRRHETYRSWFEHADDGSLIRHVIDDPAEIAFVPVDHGELTLPQVRELLTETPDPLQWDCFRFGIIQGKSHFTFFASIDHVHVDAAVAGVTLMELYFMYNALVAGGAPLELPPAGNYSEFCVGQHEFTSALTQESPEIQAWRSFAESNDDSLPGFPLPLGDPTQPCPAAMVTATMLDEKQTVDFESACTDASARFIGGVLACCGLAQQELTGDATYYGLTPRDTRRSPDDDLTLGWFTGLIPITVPIGESSFADAAKAAQDSFDSGRSLADVPYQRVRELVPSLGKPPPNFPVVNFMDAGAAPLSALIAAGLDDLNIGVYSDGRYSYQMSLYVIRVQEETAVTAVFPDNPEAHESVARYLALLKSVFERIAEQGHGEKVA from the coding sequence GTGCGTGTAGGGCCATTGGCGTTGGGAACGTTGTCGGACTGGGAACCCGAGGCCGGTCCCACTGTGGTGTGGCAGCCGTCGGCTGCTGCACTGGCCACGGCGCGACAGGCGCCGGTCAATGCCGTGCCGGCCAGCTACATGCAGGAACAACACATTCGTGGCTACATCGACCAGACCGCCGTCGGACTCGACTACTCGCGCCTGATGGTGCTCAGTTGCGACATGGCGGGCCGCTGCGATCGGCGTGCCATCGACTACATCATCAACGCGCATGTACGGCGGCATGAGACCTACCGCAGCTGGTTCGAGCACGCCGACGACGGAAGCCTCATTCGCCACGTCATTGATGACCCAGCCGAGATCGCGTTCGTCCCGGTCGATCACGGCGAACTGACGTTGCCGCAGGTGCGCGAACTGTTGACTGAGACGCCCGATCCGTTGCAGTGGGACTGCTTCCGGTTCGGGATCATTCAGGGCAAGAGCCACTTCACGTTCTTCGCCAGCATCGATCACGTGCATGTGGACGCGGCGGTCGCCGGGGTGACGTTGATGGAGCTCTATTTCATGTACAACGCGCTGGTGGCCGGCGGGGCGCCGCTGGAGTTGCCCCCGGCGGGAAACTACAGCGAGTTCTGTGTCGGTCAGCATGAGTTCACCTCTGCGCTCACCCAAGAGTCGCCCGAGATTCAGGCCTGGCGAAGCTTCGCCGAAAGCAACGACGACAGCCTGCCGGGTTTCCCGTTGCCGCTCGGCGACCCAACGCAGCCGTGCCCGGCGGCCATGGTCACCGCCACCATGCTGGATGAAAAGCAGACCGTCGATTTCGAGTCGGCCTGCACCGACGCGAGCGCCCGGTTCATCGGTGGCGTCTTGGCGTGCTGCGGTTTGGCGCAGCAGGAGTTGACCGGCGATGCGACCTATTACGGACTGACGCCGCGGGACACCCGCAGATCCCCGGACGATGACCTCACCCTGGGCTGGTTCACCGGTCTGATTCCGATCACCGTTCCTATCGGTGAGTCTTCGTTTGCGGACGCCGCCAAGGCCGCGCAGGATTCTTTCGATTCAGGCAGAAGCCTGGCGGACGTGCCCTACCAGCGGGTGAGGGAGTTGGTCCCCAGCTTGGGCAAGCCGCCGCCGAATTTTCCCGTCGTCAATTTCATGGACGCCGGGGCCGCGCCGTTGTCGGCGTTGATCGCCGCGGGCCTGGACGACCTGAACATCGGCGTGTACAGCGACGGCCGGTACTCGTATCAGATGTCGCTCTACGTGATCCGGGTGCAAGAGGAGACCGCGGTCACCGCGGTATTCCCGGACAACCCGGAGGCCCACGAATCGGTGGCGCGCTACTTGGCGTTGTTGAAGTCCGTGTTTGAGCGGATTGCCGAGCAGGGCCATGGGGAGAAGGTCGCATGA
- a CDS encoding RND family transporter, which translates to MRRPWPVIGFWALLVVLLPLFAPSLTDMAQRHPVAVLPADAPSVQAAAKVSAAFDEDGSENVLTVLLTDEAGLDRADEKVYRALVDRLRLDTEDVVMLQDFHATPALREVLASSDGKAWILPVGLAGDLGTPEAYAAYVRVAETVRETVAGSTLTADVTGPAATVADLTDAGARDRFAIELAIGVLLLFILGIIYRNPLTMLLPLITIGASMVAAQAAVATASLVTGMAVSNQAIVMLSALIAGVGTDYVVFLVSRYHDYIRMGSGTAEDCQRAVRRALASIGKVIAASAATVAITLLGMGFAKLGVFATVGPVLAIGIAVAFLAAVTLLPAILTLAGPRGWVAPRPERAARFWRRTGVRIVRRPKTYLVGSLALLLALGSAAGLIRFNYDDRKQLPASVDSSVGYAALDRHFPVNQTIPEYLLVQSPNDLRTPRALADMEQMAQRISQIPGVAAVRGVTRPSGQSLEEARATYQAGEVGGQLGEAAGLIAERDGDLNRLTTGSRKLANGLGDLNTQVSQSVGSVRSLVDALAYLQAQFGGNKTFGEIDQAARLVNSIRALGDALQVTFAGLASSFDWVDPVTESLDASPTCDANPICETARAEFHKLQNARAAGTLDEISSLFRQLQSAQPSQTLSSAVNGLSRSLLSASQSLHALGFDNPRRVQRKIIEMQNGTNELASAGRQVADGVQLLVDQTKELGLGLDTASAFLMTMGHDASEPSMAGFNVPREVLATEEFKSLAHTFVSPDGHSVRYFIQTDEDPFSTKAMDQVNTILATAQAAQPNTVLADASISISGYPVTLRDIRDYYDRDIRLIVVLTTLVVLLILTALLRAIVAPIYLVGSVIISYLSAIGLGALVFQVILGQQLHWSVPGLAFVVLVAVGADYNMLLASRLRDEAPLGVRTSVIRTVGSTGAVITAAGLIFASAMFGLLFASVGAVVQGGFVIGAGILVDTFVVRSITVPAAAALLGRANWWPARPWLQPLAGNPKRSTAKGDTIETVAEA; encoded by the coding sequence GTGCGGCGCCCGTGGCCGGTGATCGGCTTCTGGGCGCTGTTGGTCGTGCTGCTGCCGCTGTTCGCGCCGTCGCTGACCGATATGGCGCAGCGACATCCTGTCGCGGTGTTGCCTGCCGATGCCCCGTCGGTCCAGGCCGCCGCTAAGGTCTCCGCCGCCTTTGACGAGGACGGCTCGGAGAACGTGCTGACCGTTCTGCTCACCGATGAGGCGGGCTTAGATCGAGCCGATGAAAAGGTCTACCGCGCACTGGTGGACCGGCTGCGTCTTGATACCGAAGACGTGGTGATGCTGCAGGACTTTCACGCCACCCCGGCGTTGCGGGAGGTGCTCGCCAGCAGTGACGGCAAGGCGTGGATTCTGCCGGTCGGGCTCGCGGGGGACTTGGGAACTCCCGAGGCCTACGCGGCATACGTAAGAGTTGCCGAGACGGTCAGGGAGACCGTTGCTGGATCGACGCTGACCGCCGACGTCACGGGTCCGGCAGCCACCGTCGCCGACCTGACCGACGCCGGGGCGCGGGACCGCTTCGCGATCGAGCTGGCGATCGGTGTCCTGCTGCTGTTCATTCTGGGCATCATCTACCGCAACCCGCTCACCATGCTGCTGCCCCTGATCACCATCGGCGCATCGATGGTCGCGGCGCAGGCGGCGGTCGCGACGGCGTCACTGGTGACCGGAATGGCCGTCTCCAACCAGGCCATCGTGATGCTCAGCGCATTGATCGCCGGCGTGGGAACCGACTACGTGGTCTTCCTGGTCAGCCGTTATCACGACTACATCCGGATGGGATCCGGTACTGCCGAGGACTGCCAGCGCGCGGTGCGGCGGGCCCTGGCATCGATCGGCAAGGTGATTGCCGCGTCTGCGGCCACCGTTGCCATCACCCTGCTGGGGATGGGCTTTGCCAAACTTGGGGTGTTCGCCACCGTCGGCCCGGTGCTGGCGATCGGGATCGCGGTGGCGTTCTTGGCTGCGGTGACGTTGCTTCCGGCCATTCTGACGCTGGCCGGTCCGCGCGGCTGGGTGGCGCCGCGTCCCGAACGCGCTGCGCGGTTCTGGCGCCGGACCGGGGTGCGAATCGTTCGGCGCCCCAAGACGTATCTGGTCGGTAGCCTGGCGCTGTTGCTGGCATTGGGCAGCGCCGCGGGGCTGATCCGGTTCAACTACGACGACCGCAAACAACTGCCGGCTTCGGTCGACAGCTCGGTGGGGTATGCGGCGTTGGACCGGCACTTCCCGGTGAACCAGACGATCCCCGAATACCTGCTGGTTCAATCGCCCAACGATCTGCGTACTCCGCGGGCTCTGGCCGACATGGAGCAGATGGCGCAACGGATCAGCCAGATCCCGGGTGTGGCTGCTGTGCGTGGCGTTACCCGACCGAGTGGTCAGTCCCTCGAAGAGGCCAGGGCCACTTACCAAGCCGGTGAAGTCGGGGGCCAGCTGGGCGAGGCCGCGGGCTTGATCGCTGAGCGCGATGGTGACCTCAACCGGCTGACTACGGGCTCCAGGAAGCTGGCAAACGGCCTCGGAGATCTGAACACCCAGGTCAGCCAGTCCGTTGGCAGCGTGCGCAGTCTGGTCGACGCGCTGGCGTATCTGCAGGCTCAGTTCGGGGGCAACAAGACATTCGGTGAAATCGACCAGGCCGCAAGGCTGGTCAACAGTATCCGGGCACTCGGCGACGCCCTCCAGGTGACCTTCGCCGGGCTCGCGTCCAGCTTCGACTGGGTCGATCCCGTCACCGAGTCCCTCGATGCCAGCCCGACATGTGACGCCAATCCGATTTGCGAGACGGCGCGAGCCGAGTTCCACAAGCTGCAAAACGCCCGTGCCGCAGGCACTCTCGATGAAATCTCCAGCCTGTTTCGTCAGCTGCAGTCTGCGCAGCCCTCGCAGACCTTGTCGTCGGCGGTCAACGGGCTGAGCCGGTCTTTGCTGTCAGCCTCGCAGTCTCTGCATGCGCTCGGATTCGACAATCCTCGCCGGGTACAGCGGAAGATCATCGAGATGCAGAACGGCACCAACGAGCTCGCCAGCGCCGGCCGTCAGGTGGCCGACGGGGTACAGCTCCTGGTTGACCAGACCAAGGAGTTGGGACTGGGCCTGGACACCGCCTCGGCGTTTCTCATGACGATGGGCCACGACGCTTCCGAACCGTCGATGGCGGGATTCAATGTGCCGCGAGAGGTTCTGGCCACCGAGGAGTTCAAGTCGCTGGCCCACACCTTCGTCTCGCCCGACGGACATTCGGTGCGGTATTTCATCCAAACCGACGAGGATCCGTTCAGCACCAAGGCCATGGACCAGGTCAACACCATTCTTGCGACCGCCCAAGCGGCGCAACCCAATACCGTGCTGGCGGACGCCTCGATTTCGATCTCCGGGTACCCGGTCACGCTGCGCGATATTCGCGACTACTACGACCGGGACATCCGGCTCATCGTCGTCCTGACGACGCTGGTGGTGCTGCTGATCTTGACCGCCCTGCTACGAGCGATCGTTGCCCCGATCTATCTGGTGGGCTCGGTGATCATCTCCTACCTGTCGGCGATCGGGCTTGGCGCTTTGGTCTTTCAGGTCATATTGGGGCAGCAACTGCACTGGAGCGTGCCGGGTTTGGCGTTTGTGGTGCTGGTGGCTGTGGGAGCCGACTACAACATGCTGCTTGCGTCCCGATTGCGCGACGAAGCGCCGCTGGGCGTTCGTACCAGCGTCATTCGCACCGTCGGGTCGACCGGCGCGGTGATCACCGCTGCCGGTCTCATTTTCGCCTCCGCCATGTTCGGGCTGCTGTTCGCCAGCGTCGGGGCTGTCGTGCAGGGCGGCTTCGTGATCGGAGCCGGCATCCTTGTCGACACGTTCGTGGTGCGCAGCATTACCGTGCCCGCCGCCGCAGCACTGCTCGGACGGGCGAACTGGTGGCCCGCGCGTCCGTGGCTACAACCTTTGGCCGGCAACCCGAAACGCAGCACCGCCAAGGGCGACACGATTGAGACGGTGGCCGAAGCCTGA
- a CDS encoding PE-PPE domain-containing protein, which produces MKRLVAGALAVWLAGSASGLSASTATATPARPTDTPWVAPAPTPTPAPVGEASNVDVVYAVGGARPPGIPWADYTRRAGSGYFPNKKREIIDYPAGAMFRWVPTMFAPDAKRDNVTVSAAVDAAADNLDAVIRRGTQPASVIGLSQGTMALDKEQVRLANDPAAPPADMLQFTTIGSPMGKHAFGKSFLSGLFAPGSRLPLEDYDMPPEVESQYDTNRIVAAYDGMADFPDRPDNLWSVANALLGAAIVHTPSAFTTPADVPAQNVRSTINSRGATTTTYLIPINHLPLTMPLRFAGVPDDLVDQLDGFLQPQVDAGYSRNDDPASRPISVHPAGMDVVEVLGPETSSAVDDTVGKLRSFFNFTG; this is translated from the coding sequence ATGAAACGACTGGTCGCCGGAGCTCTCGCGGTGTGGCTCGCCGGTTCGGCTAGCGGGTTGAGCGCCAGTACGGCTACCGCCACCCCGGCACGCCCGACCGATACCCCCTGGGTTGCACCCGCACCGACTCCGACGCCGGCACCGGTGGGCGAAGCGTCGAATGTCGACGTCGTCTACGCGGTCGGCGGTGCCCGGCCGCCCGGCATCCCGTGGGCGGACTACACCCGCCGCGCCGGTTCGGGCTATTTCCCGAACAAGAAGCGGGAAATCATCGACTACCCGGCCGGCGCCATGTTCCGGTGGGTGCCCACCATGTTCGCTCCCGACGCCAAGCGCGACAACGTGACCGTGTCCGCAGCGGTCGACGCGGCCGCCGACAACCTCGATGCAGTGATTCGCCGCGGCACCCAGCCTGCCAGTGTCATCGGTTTGTCGCAGGGCACCATGGCGCTCGACAAGGAGCAGGTCCGGCTCGCCAACGACCCCGCCGCACCGCCGGCAGACATGTTGCAATTCACGACAATCGGCTCACCCATGGGCAAGCACGCTTTCGGGAAGAGCTTTCTTTCCGGCCTCTTTGCGCCGGGCAGCCGGCTGCCTCTCGAGGACTACGACATGCCCCCCGAGGTGGAGAGCCAATACGACACCAATCGGATCGTCGCCGCCTACGACGGCATGGCCGACTTCCCCGACCGGCCCGACAATCTGTGGTCGGTCGCCAACGCCCTGCTCGGTGCCGCGATCGTGCATACGCCGTCCGCGTTCACCACGCCCGCTGATGTGCCCGCGCAGAACGTCCGATCCACCATTAATTCCCGCGGCGCCACCACAACGACGTACCTGATTCCCATCAATCACCTGCCGTTGACCATGCCGCTGCGCTTCGCCGGCGTGCCGGACGACCTGGTCGACCAGCTCGACGGTTTCCTGCAGCCGCAGGTCGACGCCGGATACTCCCGCAATGACGACCCCGCCAGCAGGCCGATCTCGGTGCACCCGGCCGGCATGGATGTGGTGGAGGTTCTGGGACCGGAGACCAGCAGCGCCGTCGATGACACCGTCGGTAAGCTGCGCAGCTTCTTCAATTTCACCGGCTGA
- a CDS encoding AMP-binding protein produces MSDVSLLTLLRERASLAPDEAAFTYTDYDQNWDGVAETLSWSQMYRRALNVAKELQRHGSAGDRAVILAPQGLGYIAGFLGAIQAGFIAVPLPVPHPGAHDERVSAVLTDTAPTVVLTTSGAADLVAEYVRESGADATATVVAVDELDLDASVAMGAQPVDSGGVAYLQYTSGSTRLPAGVMVSHRNLQVNFRQFMAGYFPEFNGVAPPDTTIVSWLPFYHDLGLILGIIAPILGGYRCELTSPVAFLQRPARWVQAMASHTRTFTAAPNFAFELAVRKTTEEDMAGLDLGDVLGIVSGSERVHPATLERFLNRFAPHNFRARALHPAYGLAEATLYVATLDVECPPQTVYFESEKLTRGSAQRCEAPEGTPLLTYGVPKSPAVRIVDPETCAECSVGTVGEIWTAGANVAAGYWNKPEQTQEVFEATLVRASEGTPSGPWLRTGDLGFISEGELFIVGRMKDLLIIRGRNHYPEDIEATLQEISGGRVAAISVPVNEDETLVTIIEVRDRGEFAEDAAQRLAVLKNDVQAAIAQVHGVTVADVVLVGPGSIPITTSGKVRRAACVEQYQSQQFTRMDR; encoded by the coding sequence ATGTCTGATGTTTCCTTGTTAACTTTGTTGCGCGAACGCGCCTCCCTCGCGCCCGATGAGGCGGCGTTCACCTACACCGATTACGACCAGAACTGGGACGGTGTCGCCGAGACGCTGTCGTGGTCACAGATGTATCGGCGCGCCCTCAATGTCGCGAAGGAACTCCAGCGGCACGGGTCTGCCGGGGATCGCGCGGTGATCCTGGCCCCACAAGGCCTCGGTTACATCGCCGGTTTCCTGGGCGCCATCCAAGCGGGATTCATCGCCGTGCCGCTGCCGGTGCCGCATCCCGGTGCGCACGACGAGCGGGTCAGCGCCGTTCTCACCGACACCGCTCCCACCGTCGTCTTGACCACGTCGGGAGCGGCAGATCTTGTCGCTGAGTACGTCCGGGAATCCGGGGCCGACGCCACGGCAACCGTGGTCGCTGTCGATGAGTTGGATCTGGATGCCAGCGTCGCCATGGGTGCGCAACCTGTCGACTCCGGCGGTGTGGCTTATCTGCAGTACACCTCGGGCTCGACTCGGCTTCCGGCTGGCGTGATGGTCTCGCACCGCAACCTTCAGGTGAACTTCCGCCAGTTCATGGCGGGCTACTTCCCGGAGTTCAACGGGGTGGCGCCCCCCGACACAACGATCGTGTCGTGGCTGCCCTTCTACCATGATCTGGGCTTGATCCTGGGCATCATCGCACCCATCCTGGGTGGCTACCGTTGCGAGCTGACGAGTCCGGTGGCGTTTTTGCAGCGTCCGGCGCGCTGGGTCCAAGCAATGGCCAGCCACACCCGAACGTTTACGGCGGCTCCGAACTTCGCCTTCGAACTGGCGGTGCGCAAGACGACCGAAGAAGACATGGCCGGACTTGACCTGGGCGACGTGCTGGGCATCGTCAGCGGCAGTGAACGCGTCCATCCCGCGACTTTGGAGCGCTTCCTCAACCGATTCGCCCCCCATAACTTCCGCGCTCGGGCCCTGCACCCGGCCTATGGGTTGGCCGAGGCGACTCTGTATGTCGCCACCCTCGATGTGGAATGCCCGCCCCAGACCGTCTACTTCGAATCGGAGAAGTTGACGCGCGGTAGTGCGCAACGGTGCGAGGCACCCGAGGGCACGCCCCTGCTCACCTACGGTGTGCCGAAGTCGCCGGCGGTGCGGATCGTGGACCCCGAAACGTGCGCAGAGTGCTCCGTGGGAACCGTCGGCGAGATCTGGACCGCTGGCGCCAATGTCGCTGCCGGCTACTGGAACAAGCCGGAACAGACGCAGGAAGTGTTCGAGGCGACGCTTGTCAGGGCGTCCGAGGGCACCCCGAGCGGCCCCTGGCTGCGGACCGGCGACCTCGGATTCATCTCCGAGGGTGAGCTGTTCATTGTGGGCCGCATGAAGGATCTGCTGATCATCCGCGGGCGCAACCACTACCCCGAGGACATCGAGGCCACCCTTCAAGAGATCAGCGGCGGTCGCGTCGCGGCCATCTCGGTTCCGGTCAACGAGGACGAGACGCTGGTCACCATCATCGAAGTTCGGGATCGTGGCGAATTCGCCGAGGACGCCGCGCAGCGGCTTGCCGTCCTGAAGAACGACGTGCAGGCAGCGATCGCTCAGGTCCACGGGGTGACCGTTGCTGATGTGGTGCTGGTTGGTCCGGGATCGATTCCCATCACCACCAGCGGCAAGGTGCGCCGGGCGGCCTGCGTCGAGCAGTACCAAAGCCAGCAGTTCACCCGTATGGACCGCTGA
- a CDS encoding GAP family protein: MWIALLVMAAATSVEPVRIGLTLLMLNRPRPALQLMAFLCGGFVMGTTGGLVVLFLLPPTLAESSGLTLPRAQIAIGALALLTAAVLAVRIVTDRPSAMRADRADSVPARFSARAQRLLKGRSLWVAGTAGLSIALPSVDYLAALAIIVASGDATSTKIAALLTFNVLAFALVEIPLLAYLLAPGATRGFMATLHKWGRTRRPGQVAALLATVGGVLCTAGVLGL, translated from the coding sequence ATGTGGATCGCCCTGCTCGTGATGGCTGCCGCCACCAGCGTTGAGCCGGTTCGCATCGGTTTGACACTGCTGATGCTGAACCGGCCCAGGCCGGCGCTGCAGCTGATGGCGTTCCTGTGCGGCGGCTTCGTCATGGGGACAACCGGCGGTCTGGTGGTGCTGTTCTTGCTCCCGCCCACCTTGGCCGAGTCTTCTGGGCTGACCCTGCCGAGGGCCCAGATCGCCATCGGCGCGCTGGCGCTGCTCACCGCAGCGGTTCTCGCGGTCAGAATCGTCACCGACCGGCCGAGTGCGATGCGCGCGGATCGCGCCGATTCCGTCCCGGCCAGATTTTCTGCTCGGGCACAGCGCCTGCTCAAGGGTCGGTCACTGTGGGTGGCGGGAACAGCCGGTTTGAGTATCGCGCTGCCGTCGGTGGACTACCTGGCCGCGTTGGCGATCATCGTGGCCTCCGGCGACGCCACCAGCACGAAGATCGCCGCGCTGCTGACGTTCAACGTGCTGGCGTTTGCGCTCGTCGAGATTCCGCTGCTGGCCTACCTGCTGGCGCCGGGCGCCACCCGCGGGTTCATGGCAACGTTGCACAAGTGGGGTCGAACACGTCGTCCGGGCCAGGTCGCCGCCCTGCTGGCTACCGTAGGCGGTGTCTTATGCACTGCCGGTGTCCTGGGTCTATGA